In Polyangia bacterium, one genomic interval encodes:
- a CDS encoding GAF domain-containing sensor histidine kinase: MHPITPEGTTVADALTSHSIVPIKEGDQPPVARLSDDAASSTPAAVIDHLAPLQAITSALSRSLSPEEVAGVVIAHAHNVVQASAAAVFFCTPSGDLRHVASRGLSPIAVEGWSQGKLELPLVVRMTASSREAQWYETHEELVAAFPSVRDSHTPAERLQALVALPLKLGQRMLGVIGFSYNANRRWNPDQRDFLLTVAEVCAQALDRAYLYDAERTARSEAAEANRRLRLLSEAAKAFAESNRDLSSALSVIAQQLTEMVGGAATIALISLIREDGTLMENVAARAQDPEFSQQLVAFARENPQRVGVGLRGRVAATGEAVLFPVIEQDPLESADDPTYQPLFDRFKPTTLMVVPLRAQDRILGTILLIRADPARPYSETDLALVQELADRAALTIENARLYEAAQRAIRVRDHILATAAHELVTPLTVLRLQLASLQRTDPQVRSANKIEMATRSLERLDNIIDKFLDISCISAGQLSLTPESVDLSALVRDVAGLFSERLARSACELDLHADQTIVGHWDKLRLEQVVTNLMSNACRHGRG, from the coding sequence ATGCATCCGATAACGCCGGAGGGCACCACCGTGGCTGATGCGCTAACCTCACACTCGATCGTGCCTATCAAGGAAGGAGATCAGCCACCTGTCGCTCGCTTGTCCGACGATGCGGCCTCATCGACGCCGGCGGCGGTGATTGATCACCTGGCCCCCCTGCAGGCGATCACCTCGGCGCTCTCGCGCTCGCTGTCGCCCGAGGAAGTGGCCGGCGTGGTGATCGCCCACGCTCACAACGTCGTGCAGGCCAGCGCGGCGGCGGTTTTCTTCTGCACGCCGTCGGGCGACCTGCGCCACGTCGCCTCGCGCGGGCTGTCGCCGATCGCGGTCGAAGGCTGGAGCCAGGGAAAGCTGGAGCTGCCGCTGGTGGTGCGCATGACCGCCTCCTCACGCGAAGCTCAATGGTACGAGACCCATGAAGAGCTGGTGGCGGCGTTCCCCAGCGTGCGCGACTCGCACACCCCCGCCGAGCGGCTGCAGGCCCTGGTGGCGCTGCCTTTGAAGCTGGGCCAGCGCATGCTGGGCGTGATCGGATTTTCGTACAACGCCAACCGCCGCTGGAACCCCGACCAGCGCGACTTCCTGCTGACCGTCGCCGAGGTCTGCGCCCAGGCCCTGGACCGCGCCTATCTTTACGACGCCGAGCGCACCGCGCGCTCCGAAGCCGCCGAGGCCAACCGCCGGCTGCGCCTGCTTTCCGAGGCCGCCAAGGCCTTCGCCGAATCGAACCGCGATCTGTCGTCGGCGCTGAGCGTGATCGCCCAGCAGCTGACCGAGATGGTCGGCGGCGCCGCCACCATCGCCCTTATCTCGCTGATCCGCGAAGACGGCACGCTGATGGAGAACGTGGCGGCGCGGGCGCAGGATCCGGAGTTTTCGCAGCAGCTGGTGGCGTTCGCCCGAGAGAATCCCCAGCGCGTGGGGGTGGGCCTGCGAGGCCGCGTCGCGGCCACCGGCGAGGCGGTGTTGTTCCCGGTGATCGAACAGGACCCGCTGGAGTCGGCCGACGATCCCACCTATCAACCGCTGTTCGATCGCTTCAAGCCGACCACGTTGATGGTGGTTCCGCTGCGCGCGCAGGATCGCATCCTGGGGACCATCTTGCTGATTCGCGCCGATCCGGCCCGCCCGTATTCGGAGACCGATCTGGCGCTGGTGCAAGAGCTGGCCGATCGCGCCGCCCTGACCATCGAGAACGCGCGTCTTTACGAAGCGGCCCAGCGGGCCATTCGCGTGCGCGACCACATCCTGGCCACCGCCGCCCACGAGCTGGTCACGCCGCTCACCGTGCTGCGGCTGCAGCTGGCCAGCTTGCAGCGCACCGATCCGCAGGTGCGTTCAGCCAACAAGATCGAGATGGCCACGCGTAGCCTCGAGCGTCTGGACAACATCATCGACAAGTTCCTCGACATCTCGTGCATCTCGGCCGGACAGCTGTCGCTGACCCCGGAAAGCGTCGATCTGTCGGCGCTGGTGCGCGACGTGGCGGGTCTCTTCTCTGAACGCCTGGCGCGGTCGGCGTGCGAGCTGGACCTGCACGCCGATCAGACCATCGTCGGTCACTGGGACAAGCTGCGCCTGGAGCAGGTGGTGACCAACTTGATGTCGAACGCCTGCCGCCACGGCCGCGGCC